The sequence GCTAGCACTGAGATCGGCAAACCTATCTAATGTGCTGATTGTTTGTTTTTGTAGGGTATATAGGTCTGCCGCATCGCTAATAAGATGTGCATCAAGCAAGGCTTGCACGTTTTTTTCGCCGAGACCCTCTATATCTAGCGCTGCCTTAGAAGCGTAGTGTTGAATATGTCGCCAGGTCCTTGCTGGACAATTTACATTGATGCAACGCCATACAACTTCGTTGGTTGGTCGTGTTAGTTTTGTATTACATTCGGGGCAATGCACGGGCATCACAAATTCAGTTTCTGTACCATTGCGAAGTTCTTTTATAGGTTGTACAACTTCTGGGATAATGTCACCCGCTTTTTGAATAACAACAGTATCACCAATGCGCACGTCTTTACGCTGTATTTCTGAATCATTATGCATGGTTGCCATCTGGACGGTGCTACCAGCAACCACCACTGGTTCTAAGACAGCTACTGGCGTTGCAGCTCCCGTTCTGCCAATACTAATGAAGATGTCTCTTAGGATGGTTGTAGCAGTCTCTGCTGGGTATTTTAACGCCACTGCACCACGTGGGTTTTTACCAACCACGCCCAACGTTGCATACAGCTGTCTATCGTTTACTTTTATCACTAACCCGTCAGTATTGTACGGCAGTTCATGACGCTTATCTTTCCATGATTCGTAGTACGCCAGTATATCATCGGCACTGTTTAATAGCTTTGCTGTACGACTACTTGAAATAAACCCTAGTTCTGCAAACGTGTTATACACAAACTGATAGGTAGAGATTTGTTCTGGGTCATCGCGCAATATATCATACGGTATAAAATGCAGCTTACGGCTGGCTGCTACCTTAGCATCTAGTTGGCGCATCGTACCTGCTGCTAGATTACGAGGGTTGGCATATACTTTTTCTCCTGCATCTTGAAGCTGTTTGTTAATATGAGCAAAATCAGTTTTATACATAACAATTTCGCCGCGAAGTTCTGTGCGACCATCAGAAAATGGGTGATTATGAGGCAGCGCAAGTGGAACGCTTTTAATTGTCTTAACGTTATTGGTGATATCTTCGCCAACAAACCCGTCACCCCTTGTGATTGCTGTTTTAAGCACCCCATTTTGGTAGATAATAGCGCATGCCAAGCCATCCATTTTGATACTTGCCCAAAAATGGGTAGTGGCTACTTTACTATCAATTTTTGTAATCCTACTTAGCCAATCTTCTAGCTCTTGGGTGCTAAAAATATCACTTAAACCCAACATACGATGTTTGTGCTCTACCTTTTGAAAACCACTCAAGGGTGAGCTGACAATTCGTTGGGTTGGTGATGATGGTTCTATAAGTTCTGGATAGGTAGATTCTAAGTTTTCTAGTTCAGCATGCAATGCGTCGTATATGGCATCGTCTACAGTTGGTTTATCAAGCACATGGTACTCGTACGAATATGTGTTTAGTAGCTCAACGAGTTGTTTAATTCTTTGGCGTGGCTGTGGGCTGTTCATCAATTAAGCTCCGGTATAAATTAAATAAAGCTATGTGTCCGATCCCATATAGGGTAATGATACTTACATATACACTAAGCGGTACAAGACGCTGCCAGACAATAGCCAGTGGAAATACTACGACAAAAAATAAGCTACCAAGCACGACCAATATGGCAAATTGGCGACTAAATATTTTAAAACGACGCCCTTTTGTAAGCATTGCGGCAGCTCGCATAGCACCGATGGGGGTTGTACCTGGCAACATGGCAATATACAGGGCTGGCCACCACACCAATAACCAGTAAAGACTGAGCGCCATGAGTAAAGCCCCGATAGTGTACACAAATGTCGCTTCGAGTAGTGAACCGACAATTGGTAGTGCGTACAGCAGAATTGTAGAGGCAATAGACGCAGGAATAAGTGTTAGTAACAATAGCATCACCACTAGTACTAAAACAACAATATTATTAGGACCTTCGTAGTACGCTTGCCGAATAGTAATCTTTTGTAAGCCACGTAACTTTCTTAAAGCCCAAATCATAGCCATACTCACGATTGCTAGCAACAGTAGTTGCAGCATGGTATTGCTTGGGGCAGAAACATTAATGAGTGAAACACCAACAAGCGTAAAAGAGTCTACAACTCTCCCAGCACTTGTGCCAAGTGTACCTATGATATCTTCTTGCAAAGATTCACTGCTTGGTAACAGCGAAAAACTCGCTACAAACACAAAATTAATAACCGCATAGATAACTAAAATACCACCTAAAAATCGCCAAAAAGAGCTAATATCTAACCATGTCATTTTAGTGAGTTGTTTGTATGAAACTACTTTTTTGGTGTGAGTTTTCTGTTTCTTTTTCATGCTTTTGTGCCCATCTCACGCAATCGGGCTATTCTATCTTCTATTGGTGGATGAGTGCTAAACAAACCCGCTATATTTTTACCTTTTAGCGGGTTTGCAAAAAATAAATGAGCTGTAGATGTACTTTGTTTTTGCATAGCAGAACTGCTGTGCTCGATTTTTTCTAGTGCACTGGCAAGACCCTCTGGATAACGTGTCGTGAGCGCCCCAGTCGCATCAGCTAAATATTCTCTTTTTCTAGAAATAGAAAGCTGGATAATCGTCGCCACTATGGGGGCGATTATAAGGGCTACAATGAGCACGATATACATTATTGGACTGCTATTTCTGTTATCGTTATTAAAGCTACCCCAAAATAAACCACGTAAAATCATGTCGCTAATAATAGAAACTACTGCAACTAAGCCAAATACTACTATTGCGACCCGTATATCGTAGTTTTGAATATGCCCCATTTCATGCGCCATAACTCCTTGAAGCTCACTATCGTCCATAGTATTTAATAGCCCGGTAGTAACAGCGACAGAAGCGTGCCGAGGATCACGCCCAGTGGCAAATGCATTGAGGGCAGGATCGTCCATAATATAGACCTTGGGCATAGGTAAACCGTTAGTAATCGCCAAATTTTCTACTGTACGCCACAATCTTGGGTTGTCTGATTTTTGGATTTCTTGAGCGTTATTTATTGCTAAGGCGGCTTTATCTGAACCAAAATAGCTCCATGCAATATACCCTAGAGCAAATACGAGTGCGTAAATAGTAATAAAATAGTCACCAAAATACCAAGCAGCCCCTGCAGCTACAGCAGCTATCAAGAAAAAAAAGCCGAGTATCAGAAAAATAGTTTTGCGCTTGTTGGCGGCAATTTCGCTATACATATGTGTCGAGTTTAGTTAAAATTTTACGTCTACAGGTTTTTCGGCTTTGGCGGTCTCTGCTTCATCAAGCTCAAAGAATTCGCGCTCTTTAAAGCCTAGGCTATTGGCAAAAATATTGTTTGGAAACGTCTTGATTTTAATATTAAGATCACGTGCCGAACCGTTATAGAAGCGGCGAGATGCTTGTATCTTATCTTCTGTGTCAACAAGTTCTTCTTGCAACTGTTTAAAATTTTCATTCGCTTTTAAGTCTGGATACGCTTCTGCAACAGCGAATAAACTCTTAAGAGCATCACTGAGCATGTTATCGGCCTGTGCTGTCTCTGCAACTGACTGAGCGTTCATTGCATTGGCACGAGCTTCGGTAACTTTGGTAAACACACTTTTTTCATGTGACGCATACCCTTGAACAGTGTTGACCAAATTTGGTATCAAGTCTAAACGACGTTTCAGCTGGACGGTTATGTCGCTCCAGGCTTCTTCTACCCGAACATTTAGTTTTACCAAACCGTTATATGTAGCAATAAGGTAAATTGCTAGCAGTACAACAATACCAAGAACTATCCATAGTACAATCATATTTAAAACTCCTTTATACCACTAATTATAGACGCAATATAACGGTGTTGCTAGTAGTAATATTTTACTGTTTATGGTGGGCGAGGAGGGACTTGAACCCTCAAGGCATTTCTGCCAACGGATTTTAAGTCCGTCGCGTATACCAATTCCGCCACTCGCCCATGTAGATATACAACAGTATACCAAAATGGAGGCACCTACGGGTAACGCTCCCGTCTACGCAGTTTTGCAGACTGCTGCCTAACTTCTCGGCCAAGGCGCCTTACTTACAAAATTATACAGTATACAGGGCCACTTGTGCATGAAGTTGTACTTCATGTATTTCATCGCTTCACAATCTCTACGATATTTTTAGGGTAAATGAGTCATTACATTATCTTATTGGATATCATTAAGAAATATAACCGTGCTACTTAATTGTAAAGTAGCACCCTACGATAGGTGCTACATACTTAGATTGCTATCTTTTCACAGATCTTTTACAAGACACCACGACGGCGACGGCGCCTATTCACTCCTGCCACAGATACTGGTGATAAAGGTCGTCCAATCATAATATTGTTCCTTTCTTAGTTATTACTACTCTTCTTCTACAATTTCACTTAATTCTTTCAGAGCACTAGCGATTTTTTCAGGATGTATTCTACCCTCGTCTAATAATTCTCCACCAGCATCGATAAGCGCTGCCTTTAAGCCCTTCGCCCATAGCTGCTCAATAACTAAGACACCTGCAGCTGTGTTGTTTTCCATTGCCATACCAATTTTTTCTATATCTTCTTCTGTTATTAGTTCATGACCGGCTTCTATGCCAAAACTAGCAAAGGCCTCTTTTAGCTCTGCTGGTTGATCGTTTAGTTCGCCACCCATCACATTGCCATCTGCATCTTTCATAATGAAAAGCAAATCTATAACTCTTATTGTACCCTTCTGTGTTGCTATGGAGAGTTCCTCTAGCACACTACCATCAAAGTTGTTACCTTTAAACCCAACAACTATATAATCTACTGGTCCTAACATATATTACCTCCATTAGCTTTGTTCTAGTTATTATTATACTCTTGCATGCAAGGAAAAGCTAAGCCATAAGCGTTATAAAGAGCATAATAACGAAGTGGAATAACCCCCCTGGCTTAGCACGTGCTATTAGGATCTTTAATTAGTCGTAGAGCTGTTGTCAGTAGTGGTGGTTGTATCCGATGGTGTTGTAGGTGATGCAGGTGTTGTGTTGGTAGTGTCTTCTGTCTTTTGTGTTTGGCTTTCTGTAATGGTCTGTTGTGTAGTTTTTACAGACTCTTGTAGACTATTGATTGACTTGTTGACAGCATCTATTGAATCGTTAATCTTTTGGTTCTGTTGATACTGATTATAAGCTAGCCCTAAAATTATAAGTAAAGCAATTACCAGTAATACTCCTAAAAGAATACTCAGCCCATTTGATGATTTTTTACTTGTAGGTTCCATAATGCCTCCCAGCGTTTATATAACCATTATACTCTTAATTGCTAACTATGGCTGTGATTACACTCTTTTATACAAGGTGGTGATGTTTTAAATAAATTTGTTTTTTGTGAGCCATCTAAAAGAAAATGCTCCCCAAATTGGTGGTAAGAAGAAAGTAAATAATCTATAAGATACAGTCATTGCATAAGCTGAACTCTGGTCTACGCCAGCACTAACTAACCCGGCTGATATGATAGCTTCTTGGACACCAATTCCACCAGGCACAGGTGCAATACCGCCAAGCAAAGTTGCACTCACCACAATAACTAATGCAGTCGCTATTGAAATATCTACTCCGAATGCCTGCGCTGTAATAACCATAGTTGTTCCCAACACGAGTTGCGATAACAAATTGCTCCCAAAAAGCGTAACTAGCCTAATAGGGTGTTCAGCGAGGCTAGAAAACGACCCTATAACATCTTTTAATATATTGATCAGTTTTAGTCTAAGAGTTTTTGAGTTATAAAGTACAATTAAGCCTATTAGAATTATTCCACCTGCAATAGAAAGCACTATTACCCAATCTGTGTTGATATTATTCTTTAGATTCAAATTTACGTCACCAAAAATAATTGCAATTACCAAAATTGTCATCTGCACTAAAAATCCGGTAAAGCTGTCTAGTGCACCCTGTGTTATTGCTGTAACATATGGGACTTTAAATTTCTTTAGATAGGCAACATTGGTAGCTACCCTACTAGCGGTACTTGGGACTGCAAGACCAATAAACTGGATAGCAGATTGCAAAATAAGAGTTGGTTTAAAAGGTATCGGTGCGGTAACTGCCGACATCATAGATGTTGCATTTGGTACTAAAATGAGTTGTGCTACAAAGAAAGCTAGCATGAACCATACTAAATCAGCCGATTTTATAGCGTTCCAAACTTCTGTAAAATCTATATTGGTAATTTGCTGTATGAGCGCATATGTCGCCAGAGCCATAAGACCCGTGAGCAATAGATCGCGTTTTGAAATGTTTCTTACTTTGGTTAGGCTAAGTACACTCATATTTAGTAGTCTTTTTTACCTTATACTTTAGTCTAGCACACCAAAATATTTACTGTACGATTACAAAACTATGCTATATTTGCAGACACGTATAGCTTTATAGATGGCATGATTGTATTAAATAAATTATTTTTATAGCGGTAGTAGAATAAAAAACTTTGAATGGCAATTATTTACAGTTAGATAGTTATATATACTTGGTAGTTTTTAAAGCAGATTTAGGTAGTTGCTCGTTCGGGAGATATCCACGAGCCTCCTGTATCAACTTTGCGTAGAACTTTTTATTATTTTTAATACATCTTAGAATAGACGTAAGCTGAACCACATTCATAACATAAAATATAAAATACATAATTGGCGAATACAGGCTCATTCTCATTTTTTCTCTATTAGGCATGTGTTCATCCGGCCAAACTGTCCAAAGTACATATAACGTTATAGCTACATATGCACCTAACAGGGCAAATGGGTATGCCTTTGCAATACTAAGATAAATTATATACACGAGAAGTATTGGTTCTATTAGCAGTACAAGCTCACCAAACAGCGCCATGGGCAGACGATACAAGGTTAGCATCCTACTATATTTTTCATCATTGTTCAGTAATAGTGAACCATGCTTAACTAAATTTTGCAGCATTCCGAGTTTCCAACGATATCTTTGTATAAATAATGACTTGTAAGATTGGACTCCTTCTGTAATTGCCAAAACATCAGCAGCATATATTATTCGCTGATTAATATTGCCACTGGAAACTATTTTGAGGCTCAGACCAATGTCTTCTGTCTGAGTATCTGTATCATAAAATTTTGCCTTTTTGATAATATCCATACGATAAGTAGAAGCAACTCCTCCTATAATAAATTCGCTGTTGGTTAATGTGTAGAACTTTTTAGATCTATAACCAATCATATGTTCAAATTTCTGCAGCAATCCAAGTAACGTTCCATTATCCATTATCTGTACATTCGCTGCCATTCCTACTATGCGAGGATCTTCAAAGTGTCTCACTGCATTAGAAATTGCATTCTTATCAATTATAGAGTCTGCGTCTAGTGACATCATTAACTCACCAGTTGCAGCAGTTTTTAGAGCATGATTCATGGCTTCACCCTTGCCAACATTTTTTTGTTTTCTCAATAAATGAATATTTCTATTTGGATGTAATTGGATATACCTCCATACAAGACTACGTGTAGCGTCACTAGATGCATCATCAACAACTAAAATTTGTAATTTACGATATGAATTTTTTCTGATAGATTCCAACGTCTTGATTATCCCGACCTCCTCATTGTGTGCAGGAACAATGATTGTAACTAGCGGGCGATATTTCCTTCTTATAGTTTTAGATATTTTTCGTTTACGAAAAAATTGCTTAATATCATATAAATTAGCTCCAGCTATATATATCCCAAAATGAATTGTGTTGATAATAGCTATCATAGCGAATAAATAGAATGCTATGTCTTTAAACATCTTTGACTCCAACAAATTCAAATTCATACATTGTACGATTTTGATATCGTATACCACTGCACGTTTGAAGAGTTAATATTGGAGGTCCGCTGTATTTAAGTACAGAATTATCAGCTGGATTTACAGTATACGAATGATTAAACCGATACATAAAGACCTTGTTGTCAGTAGTCGTAATTGTTGCTATATCACCAACCTTTAGGAGGGGTAGTTTACCAAACACTACAGATCTAGCATGGCCGTAAATAAATGTGTTACCTTCTTGCTGATTGGGCTGGGCTGAAATAACAGCATACTGAGCTGCATTCTTTGTTAATGTCCAGTCCTGCGTTACCGTATTGTAGTATCCCTTAATTACCTCTACCTTAACGCCTAAAGCATCAATTTCAATATTTAAAGGCAAAGAATTTGTTTCAGCTACTTGTGGAGTAACACCTACATTATTGGGTGCTACAAAGTGATCTGTTGCCATAATATAATCTAAGGAGTCTCTTGAAACTAAGCTTAAGAGACCCAATAGTACTAGTATAATTGCTACAATGATACTGCTAACTTGATTGCGTGAAATCTTCATTCAATCACTCCGCTATCAACTGGTTGTAACAATCATATATAATAACAATCTTTTTTATTATTTTGTGATCGTCCTAGATACTACCAACCTAGCAATCGTTGACAATAATATAATTGCACCAACAACAATACTCGTTATTGCAATTATTGTTAATATTTCGTTGCCACCAGTATTTGGTAGTACAACACCTCCGGTTACAACGGCACCGGCGCCTTTTCCGCCTTCGTACATATAGTACTCCTCTCCTTGTTAACCTGAGAGGGTGTTGAGCCAATACAAAAGAGGGCTAAACGCCCTCTCGTTAGATATAATTATACTATACTCTTTTTTTGTTTATTTGTAAACTATATTTTTAATAATCTTACTTCGTCTATATATGCTATATTACTTGCTCCAGCAATTGCAATAATTTGAATACTGGCAGTTACTACATTTGCGGATGTAGGAGTATATGAAAGTGTCACCTGTTCATCATCGGAACTCTGTTTAGTATACAAATATTTACCACTTATCCAATTACCAGATGCGTCATATTCATCCATATAAAAACCAATGCCACTTGTTAATGATTCTGCACTGACAAATATACTTATAGAGTATACGTTTCCTGATGAGACGTCTACCTTATCAGAAAATATATGTGAGTTTATAGTCGTGTTGCTAGTTAATTTAATTGAGTTACGAACAGAGTCATGACTGCCATGTCCATTTGAATCAAGCACAATCTGGCTAGGCGAATCTGTAATCCAACCGTCAATACCATTCTCAAAACTAGAATTACTAATTAAATTTTCGCCTATTGGATTAGGTGTAGGCTCTGGAGCTGGACCACTCGTTGTTACAATCCACCTGACTGAATCAATATAAGCTGTAATTCCAGAATTTGCTGTAATAATAATTTGTAATTTGACCTTTGCAACTCCATCTGAAGTTGGTGTGTATGCAAACGACATATCTTTTGTATACCAAGCTCCTAGTGTCTGTAAATATTGGCCACTCACCCAGTTGCCATACATGTCATATTCATCAATGTAACAACCTATACTTCCGGATGTTTGATTAGTTATATTGACAAATCCTTTGACTACATAGGTATCCAGTGGATTTACAATTATGGTAGGTGAAAATATATGAATGTTTGCAGCTGGGCTTGCTTTTACCTTTACTGATGTTACTGGCTCTGGGGTGTTCCCGTTTGATTTTGTATCAATAGTTACATTGGTTGGACTATCCGTCGTCCAACCATTTCCAATACTTGTGCCATTCACTGGGTCTGAAACCATATTATCAGAAGCCTCACTTTGGACTAAACCATCACTAATATTCGTAACCTTAATATTTTTTTGGTTTACATAAGCAGCGATTTGCGACAGATTTGCTGTACTGTATTGGTAGTCTTCAGGATCGACACTCGGATTATCGCGAACTTCATGAAATACCAAGATAAGCCACGTATTATTTGCAATTGCATCATCAATATAGCTTCTTACAGTGTCCACACTAACTCCATACTGTACTTGCTGGACGCGCAATAAATAATCTGTATAAGGCCAAGTGTTATAGCCGGTATCTGCGAACCCTCTGTGGCTTGAATAGTATTTTGCTATAGCAGCCATTACTTTACTATCGTAATCACCGTAAGGAGTTGCAAATGCTTTCGGATTAATTCCTTGTGCCACTAATGCTGCTTTGCTGTTGGCCACTTCAGCTTCAAGTTTCTTTGCAGTCAATCCTGACATTTCTTTGTGGCTTACGCCATGAGATCCAATTTCCCATCCATAAGAGTCTCTAAGTGTTTTAATTTGACTCCATGTCATATAAGACATATCACTGTCAGCTGGACACTTATTAGGAATAGTAGTCATGCCAACACAGTTCGTAATAACATAATTTGTACCTGTATAAC is a genomic window of Candidatus Nomurabacteria bacterium containing:
- the ligA gene encoding NAD-dependent DNA ligase LigA, whose protein sequence is MNSPQPRQRIKQLVELLNTYSYEYHVLDKPTVDDAIYDALHAELENLESTYPELIEPSSPTQRIVSSPLSGFQKVEHKHRMLGLSDIFSTQELEDWLSRITKIDSKVATTHFWASIKMDGLACAIIYQNGVLKTAITRGDGFVGEDITNNVKTIKSVPLALPHNHPFSDGRTELRGEIVMYKTDFAHINKQLQDAGEKVYANPRNLAAGTMRQLDAKVAASRKLHFIPYDILRDDPEQISTYQFVYNTFAELGFISSSRTAKLLNSADDILAYYESWKDKRHELPYNTDGLVIKVNDRQLYATLGVVGKNPRGAVALKYPAETATTILRDIFISIGRTGAATPVAVLEPVVVAGSTVQMATMHNDSEIQRKDVRIGDTVVIQKAGDIIPEVVQPIKELRNGTETEFVMPVHCPECNTKLTRPTNEVVWRCINVNCPARTWRHIQHYASKAALDIEGLGEKNVQALLDAHLISDAADLYTLQKQTISTLDRFADLSASNLVEAIAKKKNPPLAKFIFGLGIRHVGAQTAIELVNHYKTLEALSAASLDELQTIDGVGEVVAESIISWFSDQENRKLLRKFAYNGVVPQSVTTTTQGSLQGMYIAITGSLSSMSREAAADKIRQRGGTFQSSVGKNTTHLVAAGTIGSSKLAKAEKFGTKIIDEQAFLQMVQ
- the htpX gene encoding zinc metalloprotease HtpX is translated as MYSEIAANKRKTIFLILGFFFLIAAVAAGAAWYFGDYFITIYALVFALGYIAWSYFGSDKAALAINNAQEIQKSDNPRLWRTVENLAITNGLPMPKVYIMDDPALNAFATGRDPRHASVAVTTGLLNTMDDSELQGVMAHEMGHIQNYDIRVAIVVFGLVAVVSIISDMILRGLFWGSFNNDNRNSSPIMYIVLIVALIIAPIVATIIQLSISRKREYLADATGALTTRYPEGLASALEKIEHSSSAMQKQSTSTAHLFFANPLKGKNIAGLFSTHPPIEDRIARLREMGTKA
- a CDS encoding LemA family protein, with amino-acid sequence MIVLWIVLGIVVLLAIYLIATYNGLVKLNVRVEEAWSDITVQLKRRLDLIPNLVNTVQGYASHEKSVFTKVTEARANAMNAQSVAETAQADNMLSDALKSLFAVAEAYPDLKANENFKQLQEELVDTEDKIQASRRFYNGSARDLNIKIKTFPNNIFANSLGFKEREFFELDEAETAKAEKPVDVKF
- a CDS encoding DUF1269 domain-containing protein — encoded protein: MLGPVDYIVVGFKGNNFDGSVLEELSIATQKGTIRVIDLLFIMKDADGNVMGGELNDQPAELKEAFASFGIEAGHELITEEDIEKIGMAMENNTAAGVLVIEQLWAKGLKAALIDAGGELLDEGRIHPEKIASALKELSEIVEEE
- a CDS encoding flippase-like domain-containing protein, which gives rise to MSVLSLTKVRNISKRDLLLTGLMALATYALIQQITNIDFTEVWNAIKSADLVWFMLAFFVAQLILVPNATSMMSAVTAPIPFKPTLILQSAIQFIGLAVPSTASRVATNVAYLKKFKVPYVTAITQGALDSFTGFLVQMTILVIAIIFGDVNLNLKNNINTDWVIVLSIAGGIILIGLIVLYNSKTLRLKLINILKDVIGSFSSLAEHPIRLVTLFGSNLLSQLVLGTTMVITAQAFGVDISIATALVIVVSATLLGGIAPVPGGIGVQEAIISAGLVSAGVDQSSAYAMTVSYRLFTFFLPPIWGAFSFRWLTKNKFI
- a CDS encoding glycosyltransferase — its product is MFKDIAFYLFAMIAIINTIHFGIYIAGANLYDIKQFFRKRKISKTIRRKYRPLVTIIVPAHNEEVGIIKTLESIRKNSYRKLQILVVDDASSDATRSLVWRYIQLHPNRNIHLLRKQKNVGKGEAMNHALKTAATGELMMSLDADSIIDKNAISNAVRHFEDPRIVGMAANVQIMDNGTLLGLLQKFEHMIGYRSKKFYTLTNSEFIIGGVASTYRMDIIKKAKFYDTDTQTEDIGLSLKIVSSGNINQRIIYAADVLAITEGVQSYKSLFIQRYRWKLGMLQNLVKHGSLLLNNDEKYSRMLTLYRLPMALFGELVLLIEPILLVYIIYLSIAKAYPFALLGAYVAITLYVLWTVWPDEHMPNREKMRMSLYSPIMYFIFYVMNVVQLTSILRCIKNNKKFYAKLIQEARGYLPNEQLPKSALKTTKYI
- a CDS encoding sortase, which produces MKISRNQVSSIIVAIILVLLGLLSLVSRDSLDYIMATDHFVAPNNVGVTPQVAETNSLPLNIEIDALGVKVEVIKGYYNTVTQDWTLTKNAAQYAVISAQPNQQEGNTFIYGHARSVVFGKLPLLKVGDIATITTTDNKVFMYRFNHSYTVNPADNSVLKYSGPPILTLQTCSGIRYQNRTMYEFEFVGVKDV
- a CDS encoding polysaccharide deacetylase family protein — protein: MNLLVFKKYTKLVLPTLISLTALIIIYAEPVRAEVLNNASQAKISFTFDDGLTSSINSAAPVLAEYGYTGTNYVITNCVGMTTIPNKCPADSDMSYMTWSQIKTLRDSYGWEIGSHGVSHKEMSGLTAKKLEAEVANSKAALVAQGINPKAFATPYGDYDSKVMAAIAKYYSSHRGFADTGYNTWPYTDYLLRVQQVQYGVSVDTVRSYIDDAIANNTWLILVFHEVRDNPSVDPEDYQYSTANLSQIAAYVNQKNIKVTNISDGLVQSEASDNMVSDPVNGTSIGNGWTTDSPTNVTIDTKSNGNTPEPVTSVKVKASPAANIHIFSPTIIVNPLDTYVVKGFVNITNQTSGSIGCYIDEYDMYGNWVSGQYLQTLGAWYTKDMSFAYTPTSDGVAKVKLQIIITANSGITAYIDSVRWIVTTSGPAPEPTPNPIGENLISNSSFENGIDGWITDSPSQIVLDSNGHGSHDSVRNSIKLTSNTTINSHIFSDKVDVSSGNVYSISIFVSAESLTSGIGFYMDEYDASGNWISGKYLYTKQSSDDEQVTLSYTPTSANVVTASIQIIAIAGASNIAYIDEVRLLKI